Below is a window of Cataglyphis hispanica isolate Lineage 1 chromosome 14, ULB_Chis1_1.0, whole genome shotgun sequence DNA.
ATATGAAGGTGTCTTTTCTATCAATGTGGATAATCCTACTTTCTTAGATGACAGTCATATTATTATGAACAAACCATATCTTCCGTAAGTATATCATATGTgtattgtgtatatgtgtaatggagagaaatataataattttatacttatactaaaaatttattacagcaAAATTCTTGGCATAATGATATCTTTCCTGTTATATGAATATACTCTAGACTCGACTGAAGTCAGATACAATAGCATTGATGGAAAATTGATGAATAGCAATATAATGTAAGTTAATATGATGTGAGAACGACGCGATATACAGATACTAAATACTATTTCAGCAGCTATGtttaaaacatgaaaaaattttaattgacatgTTTATGTCTGTGTGTAGAAAAATGATTCAACAGGGTGGAGCTCTTCATTGGCAAGATATTCTGAATAAATTCGTAGATATAGACGACGTATCCGCGGATGCTCTCATTTCTTACTTTACACCACTGGAAGAATTTATAGAAGAAAACGAAAAGGAGTTCAAGTATAAATCCGGAGCAACCGCGGATAAAGAACTTGAAGAATtggaaaaacatattttgcaaGAGATCAATACTCCAACTGCGACACCACAACTAATCACTACTATAAGCAGTATAACAACAAAAGATATGTCATCACCGCATAAGATAACAAGTAATGCAAAAAACATGCAaacgaaaatagaaaaatccaAATCTTCTGTGTATACTCGAGAAGATAAGCTAAAAAATTCAGCCTCGAGCTTATCAAACAAAACTTCTTTAGATAAATCATCATTAACGCTTAATACTTTCGATGATACACAAGATAgcacacataaaaataatactagcAAAGCGATATGGGCTGTAAGCGCAGTTCTTGTAGCGATAGTAATCATttgtattattgcaattttcggAAGACGAAGATGTCGCAAAACGCCAAAAAATAGACGATACGTTTAGCAGTacacatttttgttattaaattatatttatttctcgcatttagtcgttaaaaaaatttaatcatgtaatttattatcacaaaaGCATATCTCATTCAGGAAGCTATTCGGTAATTAATATTGGAACATTAGACATCACGCATTCCTTATATGATATTCCTTGtgtgctatatatattttatttttcgtgttatcaatttatcatatattcaaaattaaatattccaaaattctatataactacaattaataaaaattgcacatcATTCAACTAAAAactacttatatttttttttctacatgtaatttaatactttaaatataattattgtaatattcataatgctaaatttgtatcttattaattagtttatcATGTTctcgtattatattatatttatagaataattaaagttgtgtataaatattgtgtataattGATCAATGAAAAGagatgttttaaaaagaaaaatagttgtttaagaaaaataaaacttatataataataagaaaattattatatataacttaaattatagTTCAGTATAAGTACTTAGTATAAATAGactatttttctacaaatatttaatattatctttggaTGTTGCGCTTGTGCATTGTTTATGTATCATTgggagaaatttatattttttctaaagacATGTATCTTTTCAAGCAGAGGACAATAACTATAATtgttctataaattaaaaatgatacaataatCAATGCAATTGTGCCAAAGAAATCACGCAGTTtaacttataatatttctaaaaacatatacacacatcttATATCGAGTACAGAATTAAAGTTATATCAGTCGCAAAAGCGTGAATCGCGctgttttgttatttaaatatctgttaaataaataaacattttgcaaaataaaataaattttatctatttatagttgtattaaataaatcatattatgttttcaatcatttaatattttttaagatataatttttgtaaatagtaaatgacaattttaaataattctaatattgttctaattttggaaaataagaAACGAGTGTTATTCGATCAAACTAAGTCTCtctcagtctctctctctctctctctctctctctctctctcaatatcATCTAATAGTATTAGGACATTGAGAATACTTCAATTTATGTGCAAgagcttattttattaataaaatatttttttgtttaaataaaatttttttgatgtatatttttttttatccatttgatataaatttaataaaaatttaatacactgGTAACAAACTATTAGCGGTATTTTTGGTAATAATGTCGGAATAAGAGATCGCGATAGTGATATATATGTGCGGTTGCACAAAGAATCATTTTGTGGtagattattttcatataatgattcataagatatttgataatatttttctttgattttagtgtaacatttgaaaaaataattcagcaTATTCGTTACATCAATATTGTTAGACATAAGAATGCATTAAATGTCGAAAGCAAAtccgattttttaattctcgatCAACAATCGTTTTCGCGTTCTTAGAAGGAATCTTTggtgaaaagagaaaacatcCCCTTTTCTCGTTAATAACTCGTGGTGCGGTCTGTTCTCGGAGGGCATGCGCGCTCGCAGTTGCACGAGGGCTGTTGCGATTAGGGAGGGGTTTTGCTCGATTCCAGTGATtcagaatatacatatacatttccaAAAGTGTTTCGTCgcataatattctataatcgCAATCAGTCAATAACGCAGAAATACGTTTGTTATTCATTGAATCGCGCGCTAAAAACTAACCGCGATGTCCTAACTTAATATATGCGGGCGTACGAGTGTCAGTATGCCTATCAGCTGGCCCTTCGTCATGAACGTGAGTATATTAGTGGCTTCTAATATTGACTGATCACAATGCGACGCAAGCTATCTGGCTGTTTTTGCCAGACACTTTCTCTCTTGTGTGCGAGATTGCATTTTTCCCTACATATGTATTTTCGCATGAAAAATATCATCCTCTTTCTGTCATCAAGATCATTAAGATAATAAGATGTACAAgtgtgatatattattatcattgacCTCGAAAGTCCCATaaaatcgatgaaaaaatagaaataataattaaacgagTCGTTCATTCCAATAATTCGTGGTACTTTTTTTAGACTAAACTACGACTTATTGCAGTAAAGAAAtggaatgaaaatatttcgtaatatattatgtacaagtatatgaaagtaaaaatgtaacaattatatgataaattactcGATTTCACAATTTGCGTTCGCTCatgactaaaataaaaaaaaaaaaatatatacaaatatatatatatatataattatattacatttttaggtGTTTTAGATATTGCCACGGATATTGCGTTTATGGTAACGGAAATAAAGTCGgtaagtgaaaaattttttttattgacgaTAGAAAAATTCATGCACAACTAGAAAAAGCATGtcatgtgtatgtgcgtgtgtgtatgtatgtatgtatgtatgtatgtatgtatgtatgtatgtatgtatgtatgtatgtatgtatgtatgtatgtatgtatgtatgtatgtatgtatgtatgtatgtatgtatatgtatgtatgtatgtatgtatgtatgtatgtatgtatgtatgtatatatatatatatatatatatatatatatatatatgatattttaaccATAAACATAGGAAGTATAAAATgcacatatatcttttattaattatattaatttgggcgccaaaattagaaaaagaatgcaataaaaaacttgaaaaaaaatatatatatatatatatatatatatatatatatatatatatatatgtatatacgagtatatgtatatacgaatatatgtttatttcatCGTTTCaactagagaaaaaaaattgttccaaATTGATACCATAATTGTGAATACTAGTTTTAtatttgagagagaaaaatcagaTTTGTGAGACATtgcgtctctctttttctaattttgacgCAATATTAAttcgtacatttttttctacgcgcagttttatattttctcgtttaCAGTTTCGACCACGAAAAAGTTTGTACTCATCAAAGGGTAGTATATAATACAAGCTGCCGAAATATTGCTCgctataaatttgataaagatattataatatggtACTTTGTACCGTACTACATGCATTAATGAtagaagttaaaaattttctagaattgcttcttatttaatctttcaatcatcgcgctattttttttctttttttttttctttaatcaataGAGATTCTTTATTCGATTCTTTTCCGTATgccttttgtataaaaaaatgacctCACCAGAGAATGCTACGTTGATCTTATTCCACCGAAATAAAAGATCCTAAAATCCGCGTTCTCGATTTTATGTGCACTCTCAGTGAATAGATTGATGTATTGACTTGCATTTTTTGACACAGAACAGATATGCTATCAGCGTCATCAAAGCGTTGTAATCCGCTGTGAGACGCGGCTTATTGCAAACTTGATTCACGCGAACATTACGCGTGCATGAAGCCAAGCCCtcgtcctcgtcctcgtcctcgtcctcgtcctcGCCCTCGCCCTCGCCCTCGCCCTCGCCCTCGCCCTCGTCCTCGCCCTCGCCCTCGCCCTCGCCCTCGCCCTCGCCCTCGCCCTCGCCCTCGCCCTCGCCCTCGCCCTCGCCCTCGCCCTCGCCCTCGCCCTCGCCCTCGCCCTCGCCCTCGCCCTCGCCCTCGCCCTCGCCCTCGCCCTCGCCCTCGCCCTCGCCCTCGCCCTCGCCCTCGCCCTCGCCCTCGCCTTCGAGCAAAACtgttctctcttctcttctatATGTGACGTTCTTTCTCGgcattctctttctatctctttctttctctctctcttttttctgctCTGTACGAGACGGTacgaacatttattaatagagaTCAGACTTCGCGTCGTGTGGTGCCGTGTGCAAACATCCTTCAACGAGATGCAGATCATGTAAGAGAGCAGTCTGACTCAGAATCCTCGTCgccgaaaaataattttgctcgaTTGTAtggaatttttgttaaaagaatGACTCTCAATCGTGTTCGATGAAAAATCGATGGCTATTGGATATTGCATCGGTATAATTGCTGAAAAATTACCAATTTGCTTTTGATCTCTGTGtcgttttatattatcgtGAGGAGTATCGTACTCTAGTCTTACAAATTTTTCGTGCTAGTTTGATCGATCGgaaatataattctgaaaactaagttgttttaataagataattgtGCAAACTCTGTgaatgtgcgcgcgcgcgtgtgtatgaATAACGTTTTGTGACGGGGCCGCGGGGTACGGATGTGTTTTTTATATCGTGCGATTTTACacgataattttgtttttcgattaatatGCTAACTATTTGATCTTAAGGtgaagaaaaatctttctttctcgaacaaaatataaaatgtctaaataagattaaagttataaagctataaaattaaaataagattaaaatataagctataaaattttaaagcactTCTAGGACATGTCGCAAAAGAagtataagtaataaaaaaataataaaatctggaattatataaagaaaaagacataCTTTGCGTCAACCATAGCATGTCGCTAAAAAAGTGTACAAGTTACATATGATGCATCATCGTGCTCCGAAATTGCGATAACGAATCATTGCATCGTTATCGACATTACGTCATATATCGCGACGTACTCTATCgtgatatattgtacatataactGCATTCGGACAATCGGcgattcattatatataatacatatgacggaaatgctattataatataacggCCATTGGCTGCGCGAACTCTGACATATCTTGTCAACGAATAATGTTAGTGCTGTTGTTGTGCATCATCATGAAGATAGCAGAGTTTTCCGTGGGCCGAATGTGCTCGCCGCCGCTGACGTGGCCGTTGCCTCCCACTTGCAACAGGCGATGTAAATGTAAACGGTGCAAGCGGTACAAGAACCCTTTACCTAAGCATAAGCACTGTTGGCAATTGTGTGACGATAGATGTATCTCGCGAAAACGTAAGAGTATACACATTGCACCCTCGAGTGTCGATTTGTCGCTCGCAAATATgctataatcatataattaaatttgtccaGTTTAGGaagtatgtttattatatacatatacatatatatatatacatatatatatatatatatatatatatatatatatatatattatacacatatattatacacgtgtgtgtatgtatccGTGTAATTTAatcctaattaaataattatgttgtaaattatgttttttccCGCATTGTGTGCGAAATAACTTATTGGTtagtaaatagaaaatttctaagaTTTTGAAAGTTTCTTGCTATGCATCCGACAAAGCTTGTCGAACAACAAATGCAATAATGAACTTGGCTGCGATTGTACCTGAAGTTTGTTGACGGATGATTGGCTATCGAATAGAGAATTTCTAGAGTCTGtcgagattttaaaaattctctatctAGCCAATCATAACATCCgtcgtgaaataaaattgtcctTTAGCCCGGATCTATAATAGGATAATCTACAATAGGAGGCCTATTACGGTTTTCGAAACaaagtgaaaaatacaaaagtgagGAAATTCATTAgaatatctacaattttatttgttgaaatctagtaaatctgttcacttttgtaatttttacctCGTTTCAAGAACCGTAATAGCTCCCTAGGTGTAAAAGGTCTCAagtcataaaaaattgatccGGCCTTACTTTTTTGGAATTGggttatgtataaaaaaaacgttatctccaaagaaaattttactcaATGACCGTTCCGAAACTTTTTGAGCACTTCTGATTGATTCTAATCCGGCCAttgagtaaaatttttctcggaGATGAAATTTCACATCGTTTTGAAACTCTGataagagaaacaaaaaaaaaagaaagaaaaacagcaAGCTTTTCATGAGAGTTTACGAAATTGTGATGGGCTACTTGGGGtatttttcttcaactttTATGATACGAAATGAATTGTTGAGTCTTATCATGATGCGGGTTCCTTGAAAAGTTTTCGTCGCATTATTATGTTGCTgatgaaaatttcaatataaataattctctgtAAGTCATTCcttaaacagatttttttcgcATATTTGACGAATGTCGCTTTATATTTTGCCAATTTAATtaagcattttatatacaagtaaaagccataatttgcatatttattaactacatcattatgatactttatttgacattatacaaatataaaaatgttatatttatttttacacttgtttatgtgtgtataattatataaatataatatattttttaagatatacatGATGACCCAGTTTTTTTCCAGTTGCACAAGAAGGCATAGCAGTAATGGAAGAGCCACAAACTCCAGGATCTGATTGTAACTCTAATCCAGCGACTGATTCCATCCAGCAGGATTTGGTTAGCTCGGAATTTGTTCAGGACAATGTTGAATATCAATGGTTTATTGATTACGGGTAATTAATTTAGCACTCTTATatctattttgatattattgtctttaaaaaaaaaatatatctatatatatatatatatatgtatataatttttagatatagagATGGAGGACTACATATCCATCCTAGTGTTATTTCATCACTTTCTGTATCCTATTCCTCCAAGGATTTAGGTTATTATGATGATCTTGCTCGTAATTTGGATGCTAATCTGGCAGAGATTGATATGGAAAGTTTTCGCACGGCGGATATACATACCTTGCTTACAGCCCTACCTGTCATGTGTACAGAACCAACTCAACATTCTGaagtaacaatttaatatagaatttattcagttaactataattattacaaaattatcacTTCAATCGAACATAAGCtgatattaaatgtaagatGTAGGAATGTGTGTTGTACAATTTGTAAAACTGTCAaagtcatttattttattcttgcacTGCAAATTTCATACTTTACATAAAcctttataataagaataagaatccagttttgtgcaattttgtattgttgtatgtgtgtttataaattttttctaataataaataaaaatttttctaataaattttaaatttggaaaCTTTCTTGTTATCATTACAGTTTAGCTATCAAAGGGAACAATTTGCTAGTATATCTGGATCCATCATGGAAAAGCTTGATATTGGTTCTTCCATCAGTCCTCATACTAGTAGCCAGGTATGATAATGACTATATATCAGAAATTCCTAGTCATtgtgaaaatattgtaaaaacttACAGTCATTGTAAATTCCTAAATCATTGTAAACTCTTTTTGGATATTgggaatttttaatgtaacagGATGTCTACTCTCttgaaaaacatggaaaatgtGGAATTTTCAAggatttcttttgtaaaaaatcaggaaattttcatcaaattttattgaaagtcaggaaatgtttgaaaaatttctctcattaataattttgttcttatattattataagcaaTCGGCAATTCCGCCGATAAGCGAAGTTGTgaattgtgtataaaatatattatgttaaataatatgttaacacaatatattatgttaatatattgtgttaaaatatattataaacatatatctgtttctctctgtttttatatatatatatatatgtatatatatatatatatatatatatatattatatatatatatatatatatatatatatatttatatatatatgcacatatatatatattcagtgTTTTAACAACATATTGAATATGTAGTACATCTttactgcaattttttttttacaaaaaatgaaaatgttatatgcaaaaatgtttattttacaaaagttatttagttttttttcagttatttgcatatttaatacttgAGACTTAGtaactctttttctttgtaatgAGTGGGAAAGCATTAGGCatcatatacaataaaaaaaattattttaaaaacttgcaccaaaaaatcttcaaaatattttttttatctataattttcaacaaaacaATCTGCAGGGATTTCTTAGGGAATCTTTTTATAAGAGTAGACACcctatataaacaatttaatataacatttaatatttacagtcTAATGTTCAGACTACTTACATTTTCTTGTATGGATACAATATGatgttgaaattaataaatatgaatcaaataaaattttaatattttctagtgATAAAAAGACTAATTAATAGCaaatacatgtaataatacaaattgaaaaaatttactgaatatttataagaaggataaagaaaaaagtacatttagtttttttaaccataatttatatactgatctcaaactattatattttgtttaaatttaatttaaaaggaaGAGGATTCCGCGTGTTCCACCGCTGATACAATATCCATATGCAAGTCGTCGTTGCTATTTTCCCCAGTAAAGGAAACATCAATGCTACCCTCAGGTGGTAGCTACAGTGTGGATTCTCTAGACTGTGAAGACATGTTGCTCACTTgtcaaacaaataataaaaataattatactattgCTTTTGAAGGTAGCATTACTATGTATTCGGATGGCTCCcaagattttgaaaatcatGGTAATATGCACTGCATAGACAAACTAATGTAAATTAGAAGTGAAAGTTTcctaaaacatataatttaatttatatcaacaatttttttttttactttatttggTTCTATTCCTCTTTTAGTTATTcagtatacattattatttttagataaacacAAAACATATGAATCATCGGATGTATTCTATGACAAACAGAAAGATATGAAAACTATGCCAGACTTATCAATGGCATGCTCTGATTCAAAGATATACACGACATggagtaatttgaaatattcctCCATGAATAAAGCAATAACTCGTCATCCTTCTGGCAACAATAACATGATACCAGATATATCACAGAATGCTGTTAATTTGACACTTGGTAGGATGAGTAAACGAAGTCAAAGTTTACCGGATTTTTCTCGTGTTCAAAAGTTTCAGCATGCTAATACACCTGTTAATTTCAGTGTAAGTATAGATATAATCTATTTgtaatagttatatttttttaagcaaatataaatgttgcCTCAATGCAGGTTGATTCCACTGAATCAAACAATATCATGCAAAAGCTGCATAATTCTGGATctaattatttgacaaatgCGGAAAGCTTTGACAACACAGAGAACGCTTGCACGAAAAAACTACAAAATCTAAGTCTCGTTAGACTCTTCATGAAACAAAAAAGCATGAGTGTGGAAGGAATGAGTTTTACTTTGGATAAGTCGGATTCCACTAACGACAACAATGATAATAACAGTAGCAATGACAGTGTAACCAATACGAATACTCAGATACAACGGCTAGATAATGTTTGCGATCGTCGCGTATCTGAAAAcgatttttctatcaattGGATCAGACgcgatatgattaataatcgtGATatagaaaacgagagagaaacttTGAACACTCGAAAATGTCACAAAATTGCATCGCAAagcaaaaatgataaagtCGAAATGATGTCATCTACATCGATTGAAGAGTTTTCGGAGAGTATATCCAAATCAGCCTGCACAAGTGGTCaacaaagttttaatataattaacgatcCTTTTGAACATCAACAGAAAAATGTCTGGGTCGGTTTAACGGACAAACAACAACCCATATTTAGAACAACGGGAATACAGGCGAATGCAGAAATGGAAGACAATGCAATTCAAACCTCCTTAATTTTTACCGCGGCCAAAGAAAAAGATGGGCCTTTTTTGCAAGAAACAATAGTAAACAAGAAACCAGTTTATATTGTGTATCCTAATTACACATTACCTGATTTGTCGTTTCTCAAGATTAAGGATactgaaatcaataatttaacgtTAAAGCCGCACATGTTTGACAAAAATAACGTAGAATGGAAACGTACCATACATTCGGGTAAACCATTTTCATATAATGATATTGACGCGTTACGACAACGTGGATTTGCACATATAAAGGATTGGGAATCATTGTCGTTTCTCTTGCCGTACGAATACAAAAAG
It encodes the following:
- the LOC126854499 gene encoding chondroitin proteoglycan-2-like isoform X12, encoding MFVPSRTEQKKEREKERDRKRMPRKNVTYRREERTGEGEGEGEGEGEGEGEGEGEGEGEGEGEGEGEGEDEGEGEGEGEGEGEDEDEDEDEDEGLASCTRNVRVNQVCNKPRLTADYNALMTLIAYLFCVKKCKSIHQSIH
- the LOC126854499 gene encoding neurofilament light polypeptide-like isoform X15 — protein: MFVPSRTEQKKEREKERDRKRMPRKNVTYRREERTGEGEGEGEGEGEGEGEGEGEGEGEGEGEDEGEGEGEGEGEGEDEDEDEDEDEGLASCTRNVRVNQVCNKPRLTADYNALMTLIAYLFCVKKCKSIHQSIH
- the LOC126854499 gene encoding neurofilament light polypeptide-like isoform X5, producing MFVPSRTEQKKEREKERDRKRMPRKNVTYRREERTGEGEGEGEGEGEGEGEGEGEGEGEGEGEGEGEGEGEGEGEGEGEGEGEDEGEGEGEGEGEGEDEDEDEDEDEGLASCTRNVRVNQVCNKPRLTADYNALMTLIAYLFCVKKCKSIHQSIH
- the LOC126854499 gene encoding neurofilament light polypeptide-like isoform X9 — its product is MFVPSRTEQKKEREKERDRKRMPRKNVTYRREERTGEGEGEGEGEGEGEGEGEGEGEGEGEGEGEGEGEGEGEGEDEGEGEGEGEGEGEDEDEDEDEDEGLASCTRNVRVNQVCNKPRLTADYNALMTLIAYLFCVKKCKSIHQSIH
- the LOC126854499 gene encoding neurofilament light polypeptide-like isoform X16 produces the protein MFVPSRTEQKKEREKERDRKRMPRKNVTYRREERTGEGEGEGEGEGEGEGEGEGEGEGEGEDEGEGEGEGEGEGEDEDEDEDEDEGLASCTRNVRVNQVCNKPRLTADYNALMTLIAYLFCVKKCKSIHQSIH
- the LOC126854499 gene encoding chondroitin proteoglycan-2-like isoform X10; the protein is MFVPSRTEQKKEREKERDRKRMPRKNVTYRREERTGEGEGEGEGEGEGEGEGEGEGEGEGEGEGEGEGEGEGEDEGEGEGEGEGEGEDEDEDEDEDEGLASCTRNVRVNQVCNKPRLTADYNALMTLIAYLFCVKKCKSIHQSIH
- the LOC126854499 gene encoding neurofilament light polypeptide-like isoform X2 — encoded protein: MFVPSRTEQKKEREKERDRKRMPRKNVTYRREERTGEGEGEGEGEGEGEGEGEGEGEGEGEGEGEGEGEGEGEGEGEGEGEGEGEGEGEDEGEGEGEGEGEGEDEDEDEDEDEGLASCTRNVRVNQVCNKPRLTADYNALMTLIAYLFCVKKCKSIHQSIH
- the LOC126854499 gene encoding chondroitin proteoglycan-2-like isoform X8, with translation MFVPSRTEQKKEREKERDRKRMPRKNVTYRREERTGEGEGEGEGEGEGEGEGEGEGEGEGEGEGEGEGEGEGEGEGEDEGEGEGEGEGEGEDEDEDEDEDEGLASCTRNVRVNQVCNKPRLTADYNALMTLIAYLFCVKKCKSIHQSIH
- the LOC126854499 gene encoding neurofilament light polypeptide-like isoform X13: MFVPSRTEQKKEREKERDRKRMPRKNVTYRREERTGEGEGEGEGEGEGEGEGEGEGEGEGEGEGEGEDEGEGEGEGEGEGEDEDEDEDEDEGLASCTRNVRVNQVCNKPRLTADYNALMTLIAYLFCVKKCKSIHQSIH
- the LOC126854499 gene encoding neurofilament light polypeptide-like isoform X4, which produces MFVPSRTEQKKEREKERDRKRMPRKNVTYRREERTGEGEGEGEGEGEGEGEGEGEGEGEGEGEGEGEGEGEGEGEGEGEGEGEGEDEGEGEGEGEGEGEDEDEDEDEDEGLASCTRNVRVNQVCNKPRLTADYNALMTLIAYLFCVKKCKSIHQSIH
- the LOC126854499 gene encoding neurofilament light polypeptide-like isoform X3, whose product is MFVPSRTEQKKEREKERDRKRMPRKNVTYRREERTGEGEGEGEGEGEGEGEGEGEGEGEGEGEGEGEGEGEGEGEGEGEGEGEGEGEDEGEGEGEGEGEGEDEDEDEDEDEGLASCTRNVRVNQVCNKPRLTADYNALMTLIAYLFCVKKCKSIHQSIH
- the LOC126854499 gene encoding chondroitin proteoglycan-2-like isoform X11, encoding MFVPSRTEQKKEREKERDRKRMPRKNVTYRREERTGEGEGEGEGEGEGEGEGEGEGEGEGEGEGEGEGEGEDEGEGEGEGEGEGEDEDEDEDEDEGLASCTRNVRVNQVCNKPRLTADYNALMTLIAYLFCVKKCKSIHQSIH
- the LOC126854499 gene encoding neurofilament light polypeptide-like isoform X14, translated to MFVPSRTEQKKEREKERDRKRMPRKNVTYRREERTGEGEGEGEGEGEGEGEGEGEGEGEGEGEGEDEGEGEGEGEGEGEDEDEDEDEDEGLASCTRNVRVNQVCNKPRLTADYNALMTLIAYLFCVKKCKSIHQSIH
- the LOC126854499 gene encoding chondroitin proteoglycan-2-like isoform X1, which translates into the protein MFVPSRTEQKKEREKERDRKRMPRKNVTYRREERTGEGEGEGEGEGEGEGEGEGEGEGEGEGEGEGEGEGEGEGEGEGEGEGEGEGEGEGEDEGEGEGEGEGEGEDEDEDEDEDEGLASCTRNVRVNQVCNKPRLTADYNALMTLIAYLFCVKKCKSIHQSIH
- the LOC126854499 gene encoding neurofilament light polypeptide-like isoform X6, with the protein product MFVPSRTEQKKEREKERDRKRMPRKNVTYRREERTGEGEGEGEGEGEGEGEGEGEGEGEGEGEGEGEGEGEGEGEGEGEGEDEGEGEGEGEGEGEDEDEDEDEDEGLASCTRNVRVNQVCNKPRLTADYNALMTLIAYLFCVKKCKSIHQSIH
- the LOC126854499 gene encoding chondroitin proteoglycan-2-like isoform X7, giving the protein MFVPSRTEQKKEREKERDRKRMPRKNVTYRREERTGEGEGEGEGEGEGEGEGEGEGEGEGEGEGEGEGEGEGEGEGEGEDEGEGEGEGEGEGEDEDEDEDEDEGLASCTRNVRVNQVCNKPRLTADYNALMTLIAYLFCVKKCKSIHQSIH